AACCACAATTCTCAATGCACTTAGATCATATAACTTCGCAAAATCAACGTTCTTAATAAGCATTTTATTCCATATACTATATATATGTTTTAGCCTTCCAGTAATCTCTGCTTTGATTCCATATCTATCAAGCACATGTCTGATTTTACTTAAAGTGTTCTCTATAAATAACTCATGCTCAACTTTTTTGCCATCAAATAATAATGCTATTCGATCGTACTGTTCAGGATATAGAGTCTTAAATGCCATATCCTCAATCACACACATTGTCTTATAAATACATGGATAACTTAAAGTATGTAGTCTTGATAAAAATCTATATAGAATAGCTTTAAAATCTACTTTCATGGCTAAAAACATATTTTTTAAAGTTCTATTATTATTGTTACTTTTATCAATACAATGTTTATTATAATTAGGATCACATATTGATAAACTCTCGTTGTAATCAAGATTAAAGAAATTCAAAAAACTAAGATTATTCTTGTTTGTCACTAGAAAATCATAAGTCGCAATGGAAGATAGAATATAAATATGTAGATTTCTGTCAATATTAACAATTGAAGGATTAGATATAGTCATTAATATGCTAGTATTTAAGGCTAATGGAAGAACAATATCTGACATTTTATCAAGATTACTATTTTCTGCATAAAAACAGGAACAAGCAGTTAGTGATAACTTGCTGTCTATTTTAGTAATTTTTGATATGGGTAGCGATAAAATTAAAGATTCAGAATTATTCATATATAGGTCAAATTAAGTATCTATTTAAATATAAGAATAATCATAATAAAAAATCTCCTAAATCAATGGTAGATCAAAAACCTTTCTAATATATGACAAGTACTCTGGGTCTTCGCATATTATTTTCTCAGGAGAATCTGAGACTTTTGCTACTGGTTGATCATTACAGCGAACCATTTTCATTACTATTTGCAAAGGAGCTTTACCCATATCATTAGTTAAATTAGTACCTATTCCAAAAGCAACCCTACATCTTCCTGAAAAATGACGTAATAATTTTATAGCTAATGGAAAAGTTAAAGAATCAGAAAAAACTAAAGTTTTATCCCTATAATCAACCCTATTTTTTGAATAATGATCTAGCAAACGATCTCCCCAGATAAATGGATCACCTGAGTCATGCCTAACACCATCAAATAATTTACAAAAATAAATATCGAAATCTCTTAAAAAAGCTTCCATCCCATATACATCTGACAGAACAATCCCTAAATCACCTCTATATTCTTTTGCCCATATATCGAAAGCAAATACCTGTGAATCTCTAAGTCTAGGACCTAGAGCCTGACAAGCTTGTAAATATTCATGGCCCATGGTTCCTAACGGAGAAACATCATAACGTTTTGCTAACATAACGTTACTAGTACCAGCAAAATTTTTACCCATAAATTGCTTCATAGTAGAAACAACTTCATCTTGCCACAATTGAGAGAATCTACGCCTAGTACCATATTCAGCAATTCTAAAATCTACTAGATCAGGATCTTTTGATACCAAATTTATCTTGGATCTTAAGCGTTTTCTACCCTCTTCTAAACTAATATTTTTCTTTCGAAAGTAAACTTCGTTCACTATAGCCAAGATGAATATTTCAAATAATATAGTATGTAACCAAGGACCACTTACAGTAATACATATCTCCCCATGATTACTGCCATTTGATATGGAAACACATCTCTCCGGTAAATAAAATAATCTTAAAAAATCTATAAAATCACTCTTTATAAATCTTAATTCCTCTAAATAACTTAATTCCTCCTCAGTGAATCTTAAAGCACATAAATGGCTTATCTCTTCCTGTATTTCTTCAATATGAGAAGCCAAATCTACTCCAGTACTGCGGCATTTGAAACGATAAACAACCTGCGCAGAAGGAAAATGATGCAAAACAACTTGCATCATAGTAAATTTATATAAATCTGTATCAAGCAAAGAAGTTATTATCATATAAAATAAACTTTTCCAGCAAAAACAATGCAATTTAAAATTCACAAAAAGAATAACTAAAAATATAAAAACAAATAAGTTTTTAATGATACATTATTATCTTTTTTTATTATATATTCTATCAAGGAAAGGCTATAGAATGACGCATGTTGTTACTGAAAACTGTATAAACTGCAAATATACAGACTGTGTAGATGTATGCCCTGTTGACTGTTTTCGAGAAGGAGAAAATTTTTTAGTAATAGATCCAGATGAATGTATTGATTGTGCTGTTTGTGTTTCTGAATGCCCAGCTAGCGCTATTTTATATGAAGAGGATTTACCAGAAGATCAAAAAATATTTATATCAATAAATAGTGAACTATCAAAAAAATTTAATAGCATATCAAGATCTAAAGAAGCATATTGCGACGCAGATAAATGGAATGGCGTGGCAGATAAACTTAAACTTTTAAAAAAATAGGTATATTCTATATGATAGTAAATTTGTTAAATAATAATCACAGTTACTCAATCCAAAAGATAAAAAAAATAAATGAATGGGTCCCTGGAAAACTGTTTTCTATAACAATAACAAAAGATAAAAATTTTTTTTTCAAGGCAGGACAATTTACACGCATTGGAGTTGGCATTAACAACGACACTAATAATATAATATGGAGAGCCTATTCAATGGTTAACTCTCCTAATGAAGATTACTTAGAGTTTTATTATGTGATCGTGCCAAATGGAAAATTTAGCAGAATTCTATCTAAACTAAAGTTTGACCAAACATTATTTGTTAGAAGACAGTCTTTTGGTTTTCTAACAATAGATCAATTCCAAAAAAACACTGACAACTTATGGCTAATGGCAACTGGAACAGGAATATCTTCTTACATTTCAATACTAAAAGATAAAAAAACTTGGGACCGTTTTAAAAAAATTATACTTGTACATAGCGTTAGAGAGATAAAAGAATTAACCTACCAAGAGATAATAAATAAAATAAAAATAGAACAATCTACAATTGGAAATATATTAACTTATGTCCCAATAACAACAAAAGAAAATACAGAATGTGTACTACATGAACGCTTGCCAATAATTATAGAAAACAAAAGACTAGAAGAGATGGCTAAAGAAACCCTGGACTGCCGTTGTTCAAGTGTTATGCTCTGTGGAAATCCAGAAATGCTATTAGATGTACGTAAAATATTGATTGAAAAAGGATTCACGACAAAAAATTCTGACAACTCTAAAAATCTAGTTATGGAAAATTATTGGTAAATAAAAACTGTAAATCACTGAATATTAAAAATCACTCCTAAGAAGAATATGTCCCGTAAGGAATTAATAAGTATAATAGATGACTCTTTGCCACAAACTCAATGTAAAAAGTGTGGTTATGAAGACTGTATGTCCTATGCAAATGCAATAGTTAATGAAAACGCTAGTATAAGTTTGTGTGATCCAGGTGGAAATAATGTTACAAAAGAAATTGCTGATAAACTAAAACTAGACGAAACTAATCAACTGGACAGAGATGATTTTAAAAAACAACTAATGTTGGCTTATGTAGAAGAGGATGAGTGCATAGGATGTACTTTATGCATAAAAGCATGCCCTGTAAGCGCTATAATTGGATCTAATAAATTAATGCATTCTGTAATACAAGACTGGTGCACTGGATGCGAGTTGTGTCTAAAAACATGTCCAGTTGATTGTATAAAAATGAAATCATCTGAAAAAATATGGACGAAAGAGGACGCAGAAACAGCACGTAAACGTTATAAAAAAACGAAAGAAAGGATATATAAAAACTCAATTAATAATCACAGCCTAATGAGTAATGTTTATGATAATAAACATGAAGATGAAAACATTGGCGGTGATGACTTAAATCAAAAAAACTCATTAATTGCAAAAATTTTAAAAAAAGCAAGAGATATGCGAACTGACTAAAATTATAATTATCCTATGAATATCAATAACATATGCAAGAAAATTTTTGATCGTTTAGCAAATATCAATCCTACACCAAAGACAGAACTTATATACGATTCTAATTTTCAATTATTGATATCTGTAATGCTTTCAGCTCAATCTACAGATAAATCTGTTAATTCTGTAACAAAAATATTATTTTCTAGTTATGGAACAGCAGAGATAATGTTAAATCTCAAATTATTAGAAATGGAAAATCTTATAAGAAAAATAGGTCTTTACCACATGAAAGCTCGTAATATTTTAAAAACTTGCGATCTAATAGTTAATAAGTTTGGAAATAAAGTACCCGAATCTAGGGAAGAGCTAGAATCATTACCTGGTGTTGGAAGGAAAACGGCTAATGTCGTTCTGAATGTAGCATTTAATCAGCCAACTATAGCAGTTGATACGCACGTTTTTAGAGTAGCAAATAGAACTGGTATAGCAAAAGGTAAAAATCCACTTGATGTTGAAAAAAAACTTATTAAAAATATACCAAAAAAATATTTACACAATGCTCACCACTCACTAGTTCTATTTGGGAGATATATATGTACAAAACGTAATCCTAAATGCGATCAATGCACAATAAAAAATTTATGTGAATATTACAAAAAAATTTAATTTCTATCCTGTCTATATATTAAACTAGAAGCAATATGAAAAGAATTATATTTGATCTATTACCAATAACTCTATTTTTCTCAACATATATGTATACAAATAACATATATTTCGCTACGAAAGCTATTGTATTTACATGCATATTTCAATTGGCTTATATAAAATTTTTCCACGTTAAGATAAATAAAACAAATATAATGAGTAATCTCATTATAATACTACTTGGAGGCACTACAATTTTTCTTGAAAATGACCTGTTTATAAAAACTAAACCAACGATAGTTTACTGGATATTAGGACTAACAATATTTTTTTATAGAATAGCTCTAAATAGAAATATTGTATGTACTTCATTAAAAAATAAAATTAAACTTCCCAAAAAAATATGGGACTACATAAATAAACTCTG
The genomic region above belongs to Candidatus Kinetoplastibacterium blastocrithidii (ex Strigomonas culicis) and contains:
- a CDS encoding ferredoxin--NADP reductase, translating into MIVNLLNNNHSYSIQKIKKINEWVPGKLFSITITKDKNFFFKAGQFTRIGVGINNDTNNIIWRAYSMVNSPNEDYLEFYYVIVPNGKFSRILSKLKFDQTLFVRRQSFGFLTIDQFQKNTDNLWLMATGTGISSYISILKDKKTWDRFKKIILVHSVREIKELTYQEIINKIKIEQSTIGNILTYVPITTKENTECVLHERLPIIIENKRLEEMAKETLDCRCSSVMLCGNPEMLLDVRKILIEKGFTTKNSDNSKNLVMENYW
- the fdxA gene encoding ferredoxin FdxA — protein: MTHVVTENCINCKYTDCVDVCPVDCFREGENFLVIDPDECIDCAVCVSECPASAILYEEDLPEDQKIFISINSELSKKFNSISRSKEAYCDADKWNGVADKLKLLKK
- a CDS encoding RnfABCDGE type electron transport complex subunit B, with translation MSRKELISIIDDSLPQTQCKKCGYEDCMSYANAIVNENASISLCDPGGNNVTKEIADKLKLDETNQLDRDDFKKQLMLAYVEEDECIGCTLCIKACPVSAIIGSNKLMHSVIQDWCTGCELCLKTCPVDCIKMKSSEKIWTKEDAETARKRYKKTKERIYKNSINNHSLMSNVYDNKHEDENIGGDDLNQKNSLIAKILKKARDMRTD
- the nth gene encoding endonuclease III; the encoded protein is MNINNICKKIFDRLANINPTPKTELIYDSNFQLLISVMLSAQSTDKSVNSVTKILFSSYGTAEIMLNLKLLEMENLIRKIGLYHMKARNILKTCDLIVNKFGNKVPESREELESLPGVGRKTANVVLNVAFNQPTIAVDTHVFRVANRTGIAKGKNPLDVEKKLIKNIPKKYLHNAHHSLVLFGRYICTKRNPKCDQCTIKNLCEYYKKI
- the pncB gene encoding nicotinate phosphoribosyltransferase — its product is MIITSLLDTDLYKFTMMQVVLHHFPSAQVVYRFKCRSTGVDLASHIEEIQEEISHLCALRFTEEELSYLEELRFIKSDFIDFLRLFYLPERCVSISNGSNHGEICITVSGPWLHTILFEIFILAIVNEVYFRKKNISLEEGRKRLRSKINLVSKDPDLVDFRIAEYGTRRRFSQLWQDEVVSTMKQFMGKNFAGTSNVMLAKRYDVSPLGTMGHEYLQACQALGPRLRDSQVFAFDIWAKEYRGDLGIVLSDVYGMEAFLRDFDIYFCKLFDGVRHDSGDPFIWGDRLLDHYSKNRVDYRDKTLVFSDSLTFPLAIKLLRHFSGRCRVAFGIGTNLTNDMGKAPLQIVMKMVRCNDQPVAKVSDSPEKIICEDPEYLSYIRKVFDLPLI
- a CDS encoding bifunctional (p)ppGpp synthetase/guanosine-3',5'-bis(diphosphate) 3'-pyrophosphohydrolase; the encoded protein is MNNSESLILSLPISKITKIDSKLSLTACSCFYAENSNLDKMSDIVLPLALNTSILMTISNPSIVNIDRNLHIYILSSIATYDFLVTNKNNLSFLNFFNLDYNESLSICDPNYNKHCIDKSNNNNRTLKNMFLAMKVDFKAILYRFLSRLHTLSYPCIYKTMCVIEDMAFKTLYPEQYDRIALLFDGKKVEHELFIENTLSKIRHVLDRYGIKAEITGRLKHIYSIWNKMLIKNVDFAKLYDLSALRIVVKDVKTCYMVLDIVHKLWSHIPEEFDDYISRPKPNGYQSLHTVVIDKYNYLIEIQIRTGDMHNFAEYGLAAHWYYKKFRKISIDNIYGSKLL
- a CDS encoding inner membrane-spanning protein YciB, with protein sequence MKRIIFDLLPITLFFSTYMYTNNIYFATKAIVFTCIFQLAYIKFFHVKINKTNIMSNLIIILLGGTTIFLENDLFIKTKPTIVYWILGLTIFFYRIALNRNIVCTSLKNKIKLPKKIWDYINKLWICFFIIMGCINIFIAFSGFFSEKEWVLFKIIGSPLVFIVFILIQLIIFKKHISYDNE